The following DNA comes from Riemerella anatipestifer ATCC 11845 = DSM 15868.
CAATAAAACCACCTAAATCACTAATAACACCACCGCCAAGGTTAATGAGTAATGATTTTCTATCTACTTTAAAATCCGATAGTATCTCCCAAATCTGTACGGCTGTACCGATGTTTTTATTCTCCTCACCAGCTTCTATTTCTACAATTTCAAAATGAATATCGGTTCGTAAATTTCCTAGAAGAGTGGGGAGGCAATATTCGTGAGTGTTCTCATCTACCAAGATGATAATTTGGCTTGGTTGGGTCTTTTCTAAAAACTGATTAAGACTACTAAAATCGGAATCTAAACGACTAATCATAAGTGCTAAATTTCAGCAAAGATAACTATATTTTTGGAGTAGATATTTTAAAATAGAGCTTTTAAAAAGATGATACTATCAAGTTGAAAATTCTAAAAATGCCATAATCCATAAAATTCATACTCCAAAGGATAACTAAAAATACTAATAGAATAATGGTTTGTTGTTTTTTATCAAATCTCCTCCAATACGAAGTAATGGTATAATACAATAGAAAGACACTGCTTGGAAAGTTAATAACCCTAAGTATGTAACTTTGTTGAATATCTTTATCACAATGAAGGCTAAACGCGTCAATTATATTAAAAGCTGATAAGCATAATACCACAATAATAATTGATATTATTGGGATATCATCAAAGAATAATTTATGCACAACTAACAGTAAAACAGAACAGAGAAACGGTATAATCCAAACATGTACGGCAGCTAAGCTATAGATACGGATATAAAAGTCAAGAATTCCTATTCCCCAAATAATAAAAGAAGAGAGAATTAGATTTTTAATAAAATGATAAGTAAAACCTAAGTTAATTTGCATTTAATAATATGTTGTTTGTTATTGTAAAGTCATTTTCATCACAGCTAAATTATAAAAATAAATTAAACTCTATTGGCTTATTTGGAGTATTTGCTATTATCAACGATTATTTAAAAGGAACTAAATTTTAATAAAGAAATTAGTTTTAAATCGAATAAATTAGATAAATTTGCCGTCATATAAAAAACAACTAATAATGAGTCTTTTTAACGATACCAAAGTCGCTTTTGCAGATAAAACAACAGAACAGCTAGAGAAAGCAAAGTGGATGTTTACTATGATTAAGTTTCCACAATTGACTAGTATAGGGATAAACCTTCTTAACTTTAGTATTAAAAATAATTTCCCTTTTGTGGAGGGGGTTGTCGAAAAAACATTATTCCAACAGTTTTGTGGTGGCGTTACTAGAGAGCAAAGCCAGAAAGTAGTTAATGAGATGTATCAGCGTCATATAGGCAGCATCTTTGATTATGCCATAGAAGGTAAAGAAGAAGAACAAGCCTTTGACCATACTTGCGAAGAAATAAAACAAAATATTCTATACGCTGCGGGGAATCCTGCCATTCCTTTTGTAGTTTTTAAACCAACAGGATTTGGGAGGTTAGATTTATATGCAGAAGTTCAGGCGAAAAAAGAGCTAACAAGTTCAGAAAAAGAAGAGTGGAGCAGGGTAGTGAAACGCTACGAAGAAGTTTGTCAGTTAGCATACGACAAAGGTGTGATAGTAATGGTAGATGCCGAAGAGTCTTGGATACAAACAGCCGTAGATGATTTGGTAAACGAAATGAAATCTCGTTATAATAAGGAGAGAGCCATTGTGTGGAATACCATTCAGATGTATAGAACAGGAAGATTGGAGTATCTAGCCGAAGACTTAGAAAGAGCTAAATCTAAAGGTTACTACTTAGGCTACAAATTTGTGAGAGGGGCTTATATGGAGAAAGAAAGAGAAAGAGCAGAAAAAATGGGCTACCCATCACCTATCCAACCAACAAAACAGGCTTCTGATGATAATTATAATGCGGGGATAGATTTTGTAATGACGAATTTAGACAAAGTTTCGGCGTTCTTTGGAACTCACAACGAGAAATCTACGGAGCTAATAATGGATAGAATGAAAGAAAAAGGGCTACCGAATGACTTCCAACAAATCCATTTTGGACAACTGTATGGAATGAGTGATAATATCACTTACTATCTAGGAAACCAAAAATATAATGCATGTAAATATCTGCCTTACGGTCCAGTGAAAGATGTGGTGCCATACCTTACGAGAAGAGCTCAAGAAAACACTTCCGTGGCAGGACAAACGGGTAGAGAGCTATCTCTAATAGAAAGAGAACTGAAAAGAAGAAAAACAGAAAGATAAAATCTATCCAAGATATACAAAAAAGCCAAAGTAAAGCCTTTTACTTTGGCTTTTTTATTTTAGAGCAGGGTTATTAGGTTAAAGTTGTACTTGTTTCAAAAAAAAATTTGTTTCTTTTGGATATTCAAAACCTAAGGTCTATATTTGTGCTGTATTTGTACCTTAACATCATCGGAAATGTTATCAAGAAAGGCGGAGGGACTAGACCCTGTGAAGCCTTAGCAACCCTTTCATCAAGAAAGAAGGTGCTACATTCTACCTATTTGGGGATAGATAACTAAAAGATTTCTACTTTACCTTTTGAGCTTTCTTTTTAACATTTCAATGATTTTTTAAACTTTATTGAAATGGAAACTAATATATTTAATCAGCTCGATGCCTTGCTCCAAAAAAGGATACTTATTTTGGACGGTGCTATGGGCACTATGATACAACGGTATAATTTTACCGAAGAACACTATCGTGGCGAACGCTTTAAAGATTGGGAGCACCCTGTTAAAGGGAATAACGACTTGCTATCCCTCACACAGCCACAAGCCATAGAAGAGATACACCGCCTATATTTGGACGCAGGGGCAGACATTATAGAAACCAACACCTTTTCTAGCACTACCATTGCAATGGCAGACTACGCAATGGAGTCTTTGGTGGAAGAACTCAATTATGAATCGGCTAGAATTGCTAAAAAACTTTGTGAAGTTTACACCGAAAACAATCCAGATAAACCTCGTTTTGTGGCAGGGGCAATGGGACCTACTAACAGAACGGCATCGTTGTCTCCAGATGTTAATGACCCAGGGTATAGGGCAATTACCTTTGAAGATTTAAGAAAAGCCTACAAGCAACAGGCAAAAGCATTACTAGAAGGTGGTGCTGATATTTTACTCGTTGAAACCATCTTTGATACGCTTAACGCCAAAGCCGCTTTGTTTGCCATTGATGAGTTGGCGGAGGAGAGAAATACCAAAATCCCCATTATGGTATCAGGTACAATTACCGATGCGTCTGGGAGAACCCTTAGTGGACAAACAGCGGAGGCTTTTCTTATCTCGGTTTCTCATTTAGACTTGCTGAGTGTAGGGCTTAATTGTGCCTTGGGAGCTAAGCAGCTTACGCCTTATTTACAGGCTTTGTCAGAACATTCCAACTTTTACATTTCGGTGTATCCTAACGCGGGGTTGCCCAATGCTTTTGGAGCGTACGATGAAACGGCAGAGCAAACGGCAGAGCAAGTTAAAGAGTATTTAGATAAACGGTTAGTCAATATCATTGGGGGCTGTTGTGGTACAACGCCAGAGCATATCCGTGCCATTGCCGAATTGGTACAACATTATGAACCTAGAAAACTTAATCTCGTATGAAAGGAAATCATCATCAATTAGAACTTCCTGCGAGACCACTTAAATTGTCAGGATTAGAGCCGCTTATCATCACTCCCGAATCTAACTTTGTGAATGTTGGGGAAAGAACCAATGTTGCAGGGTCTAAACGATTTTTAAGGCTGGTAAAAGAAGGCAACTATTCCGAAGCATTAGATATTGCAAGGCATCAGGTAGAAGGTGGAGCTCAGATTTTAGATGTCAATATGGACGATGGACTTATTGACGGTAAAGAAGCTATGGTAAAATTCTTAAACCTCATCGCTTCCGAGCCTGATATTGCTCGTATTCCGATTATGATAGACTCTTCCAAGTGGGAGATTTTAGAGGCTGGGTTACAGGTCGTGCAGGGTAAAGCGGTGGTCAACTCCATTAGCCTTAAAGGTGGCGAAGAAGAATTCATCAATCAAGCTAAAAAAATAAAAAGATACGGTGCGGCGGTTATTGTTATGGCTTTTGATGAAGTGGGGCAAGCCGATACTTATGACAGAAGGATAGAAATCGCGGAGCGGTCTTATCGCCTTTTGGTGGATAAAGTCAACTTTGCTCCAGAGGATATTATTTTTGACCTTAATATATTTCCTGTAGCTACGGGAATGGAAGAACACAGACGAAACGCTATAGATTTTATTGAAGCGACGAGATGGGTAAGACAAAATTTACTGTATGCTTCGGTAAGTGGAGGCGTGAGTAATGTGTCGTTTTCTTTTAGAGGTAATGATACCGTGAGGGAAGCCATGCACTCGGTATTTTTATACCACGCCATACAAGCAGGAATGAATATGGGGATTGTAAACCCTACTATGTTAGAGGTGTATGACGAAATTCCTAAAGAACTTCTAACCCTAGTAGAAGATGTTATATTAGACCGAAAAGATGATGCTACAGAACGCCTACTAGAATATTCAGAAACGCATAAATCTACCAAAAAGGAAAAGGTAGAAGATTTATCGTGGAGAGAACAATCTTTGCAAGAACGAATTACCTACTCATTAGTAAAGGGTATCGACCGCTTTGTAGAGGAAGATATGGACGCCGCTCTTAAAGTGAGTGAAAAGCCTTTAGATATAATAGAAAATAACCTTATGACAGGTATGGGCGTAGTGGGTGATTTATTTGGAAGTGGGAAGATGTTTCTGCCTCAAGTGGTAAAATCGGCTAGAGTGATGAAAAAAGCCGTGGCTTACCTTCAGCCTTTTATAGAGCGCGAAAAAGATGCTACACGACCGTCCAATGGTAAAATTTTAATGGCAACCGTAAAGGGAGATGTACACGATATTGGTAAAAATATTGTGAGTGTGGTGTTGGGTTGCAACAATTACGATATTGTAGATTTGGGCGTAATGGTACCTGCTGAAAAGATAATCCAAACAGCGATAGACGAAAAGGTAGATGTTATAGGACTTAGTGGACTGATTACTCCGAGTTTGGACGAGATGGTACACATTGCCTCTGAATTAGAAAGGCAAAATCTAGAATTTCCTTTAATGATAGGCGGTGCTACGACTTCAAAAGCCCATACAGCGGTTAAAATTGCTCCTCAGTACCGCAATACGGTAGTTCATGTTAATGATGCGTCTAGGGCGGTAAATGTGGTAAGTTCTCTACTTAATAAAGAGAAATCTAATGCTTATGCTCTTAATTTGAGAGAGGAATATGATGAGTTTAGAGAGAAATTTCTTGGTAGAAAAATAGAGAAGGAGTATGTCTCAATAAAAGAAGCAAGACAAGAACGCTTTAAAATTGATTGGGATAAAGAAATCATTTCCAAGCCTAATAGTTTAGGAATAAAGGTAATTGAAAATCAAGATTTGGAAGCTTTGTTACCTTATATAGATTGGTCGCCGTTTTTTAGAAGTTGGGATTTACACGGTAAATATCCACAGATTTTAGAAGATGAGGTCGTTGGTGTTCAGGCTCGAGAACTGTATCATGATGCTCAAAAAATGCTCAGCCATATTCTAAAGGAGAAAACACTTACAGCAAAAGCTGTTTTTGGGATTTTCCCTGCTCAATCTAATGATAAAGACGATATTATCATCAACAAAAATGAGGAAAAAATAGCCTTTAGAACATTAAGGCAACAGCTTAAAAAATCCAAAGGAAAGCCTTACTATGCTTTGTCGGATTTTATTGCTCCAGAAAGCACGGGTAA
Coding sequences within:
- a CDS encoding proline dehydrogenase family protein, with protein sequence MSLFNDTKVAFADKTTEQLEKAKWMFTMIKFPQLTSIGINLLNFSIKNNFPFVEGVVEKTLFQQFCGGVTREQSQKVVNEMYQRHIGSIFDYAIEGKEEEQAFDHTCEEIKQNILYAAGNPAIPFVVFKPTGFGRLDLYAEVQAKKELTSSEKEEWSRVVKRYEEVCQLAYDKGVIVMVDAEESWIQTAVDDLVNEMKSRYNKERAIVWNTIQMYRTGRLEYLAEDLERAKSKGYYLGYKFVRGAYMEKERERAEKMGYPSPIQPTKQASDDNYNAGIDFVMTNLDKVSAFFGTHNEKSTELIMDRMKEKGLPNDFQQIHFGQLYGMSDNITYYLGNQKYNACKYLPYGPVKDVVPYLTRRAQENTSVAGQTGRELSLIERELKRRKTER
- a CDS encoding homocysteine S-methyltransferase family protein encodes the protein METNIFNQLDALLQKRILILDGAMGTMIQRYNFTEEHYRGERFKDWEHPVKGNNDLLSLTQPQAIEEIHRLYLDAGADIIETNTFSSTTIAMADYAMESLVEELNYESARIAKKLCEVYTENNPDKPRFVAGAMGPTNRTASLSPDVNDPGYRAITFEDLRKAYKQQAKALLEGGADILLVETIFDTLNAKAALFAIDELAEERNTKIPIMVSGTITDASGRTLSGQTAEAFLISVSHLDLLSVGLNCALGAKQLTPYLQALSEHSNFYISVYPNAGLPNAFGAYDETAEQTAEQVKEYLDKRLVNIIGGCCGTTPEHIRAIAELVQHYEPRKLNLV
- the metH gene encoding methionine synthase; this encodes MKGNHHQLELPARPLKLSGLEPLIITPESNFVNVGERTNVAGSKRFLRLVKEGNYSEALDIARHQVEGGAQILDVNMDDGLIDGKEAMVKFLNLIASEPDIARIPIMIDSSKWEILEAGLQVVQGKAVVNSISLKGGEEEFINQAKKIKRYGAAVIVMAFDEVGQADTYDRRIEIAERSYRLLVDKVNFAPEDIIFDLNIFPVATGMEEHRRNAIDFIEATRWVRQNLLYASVSGGVSNVSFSFRGNDTVREAMHSVFLYHAIQAGMNMGIVNPTMLEVYDEIPKELLTLVEDVILDRKDDATERLLEYSETHKSTKKEKVEDLSWREQSLQERITYSLVKGIDRFVEEDMDAALKVSEKPLDIIENNLMTGMGVVGDLFGSGKMFLPQVVKSARVMKKAVAYLQPFIEREKDATRPSNGKILMATVKGDVHDIGKNIVSVVLGCNNYDIVDLGVMVPAEKIIQTAIDEKVDVIGLSGLITPSLDEMVHIASELERQNLEFPLMIGGATTSKAHTAVKIAPQYRNTVVHVNDASRAVNVVSSLLNKEKSNAYALNLREEYDEFREKFLGRKIEKEYVSIKEARQERFKIDWDKEIISKPNSLGIKVIENQDLEALLPYIDWSPFFRSWDLHGKYPQILEDEVVGVQARELYHDAQKMLSHILKEKTLTAKAVFGIFPAQSNDKDDIIINKNEEKIAFRTLRQQLKKSKGKPYYALSDFIAPESTGKQDYLGLFCVTAGFGTEELAKAYEAQNDDYNAIMVKALADRFAEAFAEYLHREVRLKYWGYAQDESLDNEALIAEKYRGIRPAPGYPACPDHLEKETIWEVLKVEEEIGVSLTESLAMFPTASVSGYYFGSSHAKYFGVGRITEDQLEDYANRKNISIEKARKWLTPNLSE